One genomic window of Manihot esculenta cultivar AM560-2 chromosome 16, M.esculenta_v8, whole genome shotgun sequence includes the following:
- the LOC110602826 gene encoding pyruvate kinase, cytosolic isozyme isoform X1 — MNGEPEAVFMEKKPKTKIVCTLGPASRSVPMVEKLLRAGMNVARFNFSHGSHEYHQETLDNLRAAMVNTVTVEMNGEPEAVFMEKKSKTKIVCTLGPASRSVPMVEKLLRAGMNVARFNFSHGSHEYHQETLDNLRAAMVNTGILCAVMLDTKGPEIRTGFLKDGKPIQLKQGQEITISTDYSIKGDENMICMSYKKLAVDVKPGMVILCADGTISFTVLSCDIQAGLVRCRCENSAVLGERKNVNLPGVVVDLPTLTEKDKEDILKWGIPNHIDMIALSFVRKGSDLVEVRKVLGEHAKDILLMSKVENQEGVANFDDILANSDAFMVARGDLGMEIPIEKIFLAQKVMIYKCNIQGKPVVTATQMLESMIKSPRPTRAEATDVANAVLDGSDCVMLSGETAAGAYPELAVRTMAKICVEAESTLDYGDVFKRIMQHSPVPMSPLESLASSAVRTANSAKASLILVLTRGGSTAKLVSKYRPGMPILSVVVPEIKTDSFDWSCSNEAPARHSLIFRGLVPVLYAGSAKASHEETTEEALDFAIQHAKNKGLCKIGDSVVALHRVGTASVIKILTVK, encoded by the exons ATGAACGGTGAACCAGAGGCTGTATTCATGGAGAAAAAGCCCAAGACGAAGATTGTTTGCACGCTTGGACCCGCTTCCAGATCTGTGCCTATGGTCGAAAAGCTGTTGAGGGCGGGCATGAACGTGGCTCGTTTCAACTTTTCTCATGGATCTCACGAGTACCACCAGGAAACCCTTGACAATCTCAGGGCCGCCATGGTTAACACTG TGACAGTAGAAATGAACGGTGAACCAGAGGCTGTATTCATGGAGAAAAAGTCCAAGACGAAGATTGTTTGCACGCTTGGACCCGCTTCCAGATCTGTGCCTATGGTCGAAAAGCTGTTGAGGGCGGGCATGAACGTGGCTCGTTTCAACTTTTCTCATGGATCTCACGAGTACCACCAGGAAACCCTTGACAATCTCAGGGCCGCCATGGTTAACACTGGTATTCTCTGTGCTGTCATGCTCGACACCAAG GGACCAGAAATTCGAACTGGGTTCTTGAAGGATGGCAAACCCATTCAGCTTAAACAGGGTCAAGAAATCACTATATCTACTGACTACAGCATAAAAGGTGATGAGAATATGATTTGCATGAGCTACAAAAAGTTGGCTGTGGATGTCAAGCCTGGGATGGTTATACTCTGTGCAGATGGCACAATCTCATTTACAGTTTTATCTTGCGACATACAAGCGGGTTTGGTTCGATGTCGGTGCGAGAATTCTGCAGTTCTGGGTGAGAGGAAAAACGTTAATCTTCCTGGGGTGGTAGTGGATCTTCCAACTTTGACAGAGAAAGACAAAGAAGATATTTTGAAGTGGGGAATTCCCAATCATATTGACATGATTGCTCTGTCTTTTGTACGAAAAGGCTCGGATCTAGTGGAAGTTCGGAAGGTGCTTGGAGAACATGCTAAGGATATCCTTCTCATGTCAAAG GTTGAAAACCAAGAAGGGGTTGCAaattttgatgatatcttagcaAATTCAGATGCATTTATGGTTGCACGTGGTGATCTTGGAATGGAAATTCCAATTGAAAAGATTTTTCTAGCACAGAAAGTGATGATCTACAAGTGCAATATTCAAGGAAAACCAGTAGTTACTGCAACTCAGATGTTGGAGTCCATGATCAAGTCACCCCGACCAACTAGAGCTGAAGCTACTGATGTTGCCAACGCAGTCCTTGATGGTTCTGACTGTGTAATGCTGAGTGGTGAAACAGCTGCTGGAGCATATCCAGAACTGGCCGTTCGGACAATGGCAAAAATATGTGTAGAGGCAGAAAGCACACTTGATTACGGAGATGTCTTCAAAAGAATCATGCAACACTCACCAGTGCCCATGAGCCCATTGGAGAGTCTGGCATCCTCTGCTGTTAGAACAGCCAATTCAGCAAAAGCGTCTCTTATATTGGTCTTAACTAGGGGAGGAAGTACTGCAAAACTGGTGTCTAAGTACCGACCCGGCATGCCTATTTTATCTGTGGTTGTACCTGAGATTAAGACTGATTCCTTTGATTGGTCTTGCAGTAATGAAGCTCCTGCTAGGCATAGCCTCATCTTTCGTGGGTTGGTTCCTGTTTTATATGCAGGATCTGCTAAGGCTTCTCATGAAGAGACAACTGAAGAAGCTTTGGATTTTGCCATTCAACATGCAAAGAATAAAGGACTATGTAAGATTGGAGATTCTGTTGTGGCTTTGCACCGAGTTGGAACTGCATCCgtaatcaaaatttta
- the LOC110602826 gene encoding pyruvate kinase, cytosolic isozyme isoform X2, which translates to MNGEPEAVFMEKKSKTKIVCTLGPASRSVPMVEKLLRAGMNVARFNFSHGSHEYHQETLDNLRAAMVNTGILCAVMLDTKGPEIRTGFLKDGKPIQLKQGQEITISTDYSIKGDENMICMSYKKLAVDVKPGMVILCADGTISFTVLSCDIQAGLVRCRCENSAVLGERKNVNLPGVVVDLPTLTEKDKEDILKWGIPNHIDMIALSFVRKGSDLVEVRKVLGEHAKDILLMSKVENQEGVANFDDILANSDAFMVARGDLGMEIPIEKIFLAQKVMIYKCNIQGKPVVTATQMLESMIKSPRPTRAEATDVANAVLDGSDCVMLSGETAAGAYPELAVRTMAKICVEAESTLDYGDVFKRIMQHSPVPMSPLESLASSAVRTANSAKASLILVLTRGGSTAKLVSKYRPGMPILSVVVPEIKTDSFDWSCSNEAPARHSLIFRGLVPVLYAGSAKASHEETTEEALDFAIQHAKNKGLCKIGDSVVALHRVGTASVIKILTVK; encoded by the exons ATGAACGGTGAACCAGAGGCTGTATTCATGGAGAAAAAGTCCAAGACGAAGATTGTTTGCACGCTTGGACCCGCTTCCAGATCTGTGCCTATGGTCGAAAAGCTGTTGAGGGCGGGCATGAACGTGGCTCGTTTCAACTTTTCTCATGGATCTCACGAGTACCACCAGGAAACCCTTGACAATCTCAGGGCCGCCATGGTTAACACTGGTATTCTCTGTGCTGTCATGCTCGACACCAAG GGACCAGAAATTCGAACTGGGTTCTTGAAGGATGGCAAACCCATTCAGCTTAAACAGGGTCAAGAAATCACTATATCTACTGACTACAGCATAAAAGGTGATGAGAATATGATTTGCATGAGCTACAAAAAGTTGGCTGTGGATGTCAAGCCTGGGATGGTTATACTCTGTGCAGATGGCACAATCTCATTTACAGTTTTATCTTGCGACATACAAGCGGGTTTGGTTCGATGTCGGTGCGAGAATTCTGCAGTTCTGGGTGAGAGGAAAAACGTTAATCTTCCTGGGGTGGTAGTGGATCTTCCAACTTTGACAGAGAAAGACAAAGAAGATATTTTGAAGTGGGGAATTCCCAATCATATTGACATGATTGCTCTGTCTTTTGTACGAAAAGGCTCGGATCTAGTGGAAGTTCGGAAGGTGCTTGGAGAACATGCTAAGGATATCCTTCTCATGTCAAAG GTTGAAAACCAAGAAGGGGTTGCAaattttgatgatatcttagcaAATTCAGATGCATTTATGGTTGCACGTGGTGATCTTGGAATGGAAATTCCAATTGAAAAGATTTTTCTAGCACAGAAAGTGATGATCTACAAGTGCAATATTCAAGGAAAACCAGTAGTTACTGCAACTCAGATGTTGGAGTCCATGATCAAGTCACCCCGACCAACTAGAGCTGAAGCTACTGATGTTGCCAACGCAGTCCTTGATGGTTCTGACTGTGTAATGCTGAGTGGTGAAACAGCTGCTGGAGCATATCCAGAACTGGCCGTTCGGACAATGGCAAAAATATGTGTAGAGGCAGAAAGCACACTTGATTACGGAGATGTCTTCAAAAGAATCATGCAACACTCACCAGTGCCCATGAGCCCATTGGAGAGTCTGGCATCCTCTGCTGTTAGAACAGCCAATTCAGCAAAAGCGTCTCTTATATTGGTCTTAACTAGGGGAGGAAGTACTGCAAAACTGGTGTCTAAGTACCGACCCGGCATGCCTATTTTATCTGTGGTTGTACCTGAGATTAAGACTGATTCCTTTGATTGGTCTTGCAGTAATGAAGCTCCTGCTAGGCATAGCCTCATCTTTCGTGGGTTGGTTCCTGTTTTATATGCAGGATCTGCTAAGGCTTCTCATGAAGAGACAACTGAAGAAGCTTTGGATTTTGCCATTCAACATGCAAAGAATAAAGGACTATGTAAGATTGGAGATTCTGTTGTGGCTTTGCACCGAGTTGGAACTGCATCCgtaatcaaaatttta